The following are encoded together in the Pygocentrus nattereri isolate fPygNat1 chromosome 3, fPygNat1.pri, whole genome shotgun sequence genome:
- the lysmd1 gene encoding lysM and putative peptidoglycan-binding domain-containing protein 1, giving the protein MSSDRVSSLTGTHGLLRGQRTKSYGSLVTSSLSPVRQKRIEHQVQPGDTLQGLSLKYGVSMEQIKRANRLYTNDSIFLKKFLSIPVLTESLSFTNESELLQELSNQEERISQHLVPAGNGQTDSESQEVPSDLSPSDYFKRMDSLIDQSKQAAIKTCQEGDEQFSSMEQLRHSRQGSSVSSQGQQAILGAVPLTISKRTKKLRDREDEIFQL; this is encoded by the exons ATGTCCTCGGACCGTGTATCTTCCCTGACCGGGACACACGGGCTCCTTCGCGGGCAGCGTACGAAGTCATATGGCAGTCTGGTGACTTCCTCCTTATCACCAGTCAGGCAAAAACGAATTGAACATCAAGTTCAACCGGGAGATACTCTGCAAGGATTGTCACTGAAATACGGCGTGTCT ATGGAGCAAATCAAACGGGCAAACAGACTGTATACCAATGATTCAATATTCCTGAAGAAGTTCCTCTCAATCCCTGTGCTGACAGAGTCACTGTCCTTTACTAATGAGAGTGAGCTACTGCAAGAACTGTCAAATCAAGAAGAGCGTATTTCACAGCATCTGGTTCCTGCTGGGAATGGCCAAACAGACTCTGAAAGTCAAGAAGTGCCATCAGATCTTTCTCCATCGGACTATTTTAAAAGGATGGATAGTTTGATTGATCAGTCAAAACAAGCAGCCATAAAAACATGTCAAGAGGGAGATGAACA GTTTTCTTCAATGGAACAGCTCCGTCACAGCAGGCAAGGCTCAAGTGTCTCTTCCCAGGGTCAGCAGGCCATACTGGGGGCTGTGCCTCTCACCATCAGCAAACGTACCAAAAaactgagggacagagaggaTGAGATCTTTCAGCTCTGA
- the tnfaip8l2b gene encoding tumor necrosis factor, alpha-induced protein 8-like protein 2 B, which produces MENFSSKDLAMKAQKKILSKMANKSVVQMFIDDTSSEILDELYRVSKEFTGSRTEAQKVIKDLIKVVVKIAVLFRHNRFSEEELSLAQTFKKKLQQGAMTAISFHEVEFTFEQTVMSEILTACRDMLLKLVATHLTPKSHGRINHVFNHYSDPELLTQLYNPAGPFKSNLNKICNGLNKLLEEGKL; this is translated from the exons ATGGAGAACTTCAGCTCCAAGGACTTGGCTATGAAGGCCCAGAAAAAAATTCTCAGCAAAATGGCCAACAAGTCAGTAGTGCAGATGTTCATCGATGACACTAGCAGTGAGATACTGGATGAGCTGTATCGCGTGTCAAAGGAGTTCACGGGGAGCCGCACAGAGGCCCAGAAAGTGATTAAGGACCTGATTAAAGTGGTAGTGAAAATTGCTGTGCTTTTCAGACACAATCGTTTCAGTGAGGAAGAGCTCTCTTTAGCCCAGACCTTCAAGAAGAAACTACAACAAGGAGCCATGACAGCAATCAGCTTCCATGAG GTGGAGTTCACCTTTGAACAGACGGTGATGTCAGAAATCCTAACTGCATGCAGAGACATGCTGTTGAAGCTCGTGGCCACTCACCTCACGCCAAAATCCCACGGACGCATCAACCACGTCTTCAACCATTACTCTGACCCTGAGCTCCTCACTCAACTTTACAATCCAGCTGGTCCATTCAAGTCCAATCTCAACAAAATCTGTAACGGACTCAACAAACTGTTGGAGGAGGGCAAGTTATGA
- the LOC108441933 gene encoding soluble guanylate cyclase 88E-like — protein MYGLYLEAVNDYINESYGEDVWRLIEARAEIPHLKFVRHQMYNDNLILRLAKAAGEVLGKTHDELMYAFGVYMVKRIGNYGYERILKVLGRNVRDFINELDNLHEYFRFSFPKVQPPSFCVEEECETSLTLHYRSTRKGFTQFVKGQLSQVGRQFYNTDIEVEILSKEETEKMTYVVYKMNFDNAAFKHRMPQQKTAPGYEKLPMKRGIFFDMFPFSVIFRRDMTMYRIGDGLKEVFSDLQGKKVNEEFTLVRPMLEFSWDNIYTHLNNVFELLSKAVVESKQKVNIPKLSKEEPEEKEESEKPKKEERDIKVMEEMKGADQEYSSTLTQYNSSANSGGEDIELLAFQTVTGKCSETIFEDMREPPKKPLHLKGQMKYVPQWDSLIFLGTPIIETVEDMIKMGVYVNDLNLHDSSRELILAGTQQSAELQLALDQEQQKYAQLQEIIKKLDEEKKRGDSLLYAMIPKAVADRLRKGITALETCQVFPDVTILFSDVVKFNEICIHITPMQVVDMLNEIYIVFDTLSEKHNVYKVETIRDAYMVVAGVPNKTTFHAHHICDMALDMLSSIDHLKDPSTGDNIQIRVGIHSGMVVAGVVGLKMPRYCLFGDTVNTASRMESNGVGMQIHISQTTKDHLEHEPYIIEERGKIFVKGKGYMKTYWLKGKKDLSFKTPAELRYSSEQKDSEDRSSNDSTCTNTKRSNSNLNIPNEEQAEGKPTPADLPPDTLPPLEGTTDTSTVTNEPQDKEKVKKTKNNKGGKPENTSGNAQESTPPAGSQKKTSPVLNNKKHSFRNQYARLPANLPMRSTTCALL, from the exons tGACAATCTGATCCTTCGTCTGGCTAAAGCAGCTGGAGAAGTTCTGGGAAAGACGCACGATGAACTGATGTATGCTTTTGGGGTCTATATGGTCAAGAGAATAGGAAACTATGGCTATGAGCGAATTCTCAAG GTGCTGGGGCGTAATGTCCGTGACTTCATCAATGAGTTGGATAACCTGCACGAGTATTTCCGCTTCTCCTTCCCCAAAGTGCAGCCGCCCAGTTTCTGTGTGGAAGAGGAATGTGAGACTAGCTTGACGCTGCACTACCGCTCCACCAGGAAGGGATTCACTCAGTTTGTCAAAG GGCAACTCTCTCAAGTGGGCCGGCAATTTTACAACACAGACATTGAAGTGGAGATTCTGTCtaaagaagagacagagaaaatgacATACGTG GTATATAAGATGAACTTTGACAATGCTGCGTTTAAGCACCGGATGCCCCAGCAGAAGACAGCTCCTGGTTATGAGAAGCTCCCTATGAAGAGGGGTATCTTCTTTGACATGTTCCCCTTTAGTGTGATCTTCCGCAGAGACATGACCATGTATCGTATTGGAGATGGCCTAAAGGAGGTGTTCTCTGATCTGCAAGGCAAAAAGGTCAACGAGGAGTTCACCTTGGTGCGGCCCATGCTGGAGTTTAGTTGGGACAAT ATCTACACTCACCTCAACAATGTGTTTGAGTTGCTGTCAAAAGCCGTGGTGGAGAGCAAGCAAAAGGTCAACATCCCCAAACTCAGCAAAGAAGAGCctgaggagaaggaggagagtgAGAAgccaaaaaaggaagaaagag ACATAAAGGTAATGGAGGAGATGAAGGGAGCAGATCAGGAGTACAGCAGTACACTAACCCAGTACAACAGCTCTGCTAACTCTGGAGGAGAAGACATCGAACTGCTTGCCTTCCAGACAGTCACTG GCAAATGCAGTGAAACCATATTTGAGGACATGCGAGAGCCACCCAAGAAGCCTCTCCATCTGAAGGGCCAGATGAAATATGTTCCTCAGTGGGATTCTCTAATCTTCCTTGGCACACCCAT TATTGAGACAGTGGAGGACATGATTAAAATGGGTGTTTATGTCAATGACCTCAACCTGCATGACTCCAGCAGAGAGCTCATTCTGGCAGGAACTCAGCAATCAGCCGAGCTGCAGCTGGCCCTTGATCAG GAGCAGCAGAAATATGCCCAACTGCAAGAGATCATTAAAAAGCTGgatgaggagaagaagagaggtgACTCGCTGCTGTATGCCATGATACCAAAAGCTGTAGCTGACAGACTGCGCAAAGGCATCACAGCCCTTGAGACCTGTCAG GTTTTCCCAGATGTGACTATCTTGTTCAGCGATGTAGTGAAGTTTAATGAGATCTGCATCCACATCACACCTATGCAGGTGGTGGACATGCTCAATGAGATCTACATCGTTTTTGACACTCTCAGTGAGAAGCACAATGTGTACAAG GTGGAGACCATAAGAGATGCCTACATGGTGGTAGCTGGAGTGCCAAATAAGACCACTTTTCATGCCCACCATATCTGTGACATGGCCCTAGACATGTTGAGCTCCATCGACCACCTCAAAGACCCCTCCACCGGAGACAACATTCAGATCCGTGTCG GAATCCATTCTGGCATGGTGGTAGCAGGGGTGGTGGGGCTGAAGATGCCACGGTACTGTCTGTTCGGGGACACGGTGAACACTGCTTCTCGCATGGAGTCAAACGGAGTG GGCATGCAAATCCACATTAGCCAGACCACCAAGGACCACTTGGAGCATGAACCATACATCATTGAAGAAAGGGGCAAGATTTTTGTAAAG GGTAAAGGCTACATGAAAACTTACTGGCTGAAAGGGAAGAAGGACTTGTCCTTTAAGACTCCAGCTGAGCTTCGGTACAGCAGTGAACAGAAAGACTCTGAAGACAGAAGCTCTAATGA TTCCACTTGTACCAACACCAAGCGCTCTAACTCCAATCTAAACATCCCCAATGAGGAGCAGGCAGAAGGCAAGCCCACCCCAGCAGACTTACCCCCTGACACACTACCACCACTGGAGGGCACTACAGACACGAGCACCGTCACTAATGAGCCCCAGGACAAGGAGAAGGTcaaaaagacaaagaacaaCAAAGGAGGCAAGCCAGAGAATACCTCTGGCAATGCACAGGAAAGCACTCCCCCTGCTGGTAGCCAGAAGAAGACAAGTCCAGTGCTCAATAATAAAAAGCACAGCTTCAGAAACCAGTATGCGCGGTTACCAGCCAACCTGCCCATGCGCAGTACGACTTGCGCTCTGCTCTGA